One stretch of Oncorhynchus clarkii lewisi isolate Uvic-CL-2024 chromosome 1, UVic_Ocla_1.0, whole genome shotgun sequence DNA includes these proteins:
- the LOC139415967 gene encoding purine nucleoside phosphorylase 6 translates to MNKSSSNKCSYTYEDYRETADWLLSHTEQRPKVAIICGSGLGGLADLLDNKTVFPYKDIPCFPNSTVQGHASQLVFGELQGKQCVCMQGRFHFYEGYNIATVTYPVRVFFLLGVETLIVTNAAGGLNPNFKVGDIMLIKDHVNMPGFAGQNPLCGHNDERFGVRFPCMSDAYDKELSILAKETAEEQGCSSFIQQGVYCMLAGPNFETIAECRALQKLGADAVGMSTVPEVVVARHCGLRVFGLSLITNKVVTDYDSQEKANHEEVLDTTRMRTQDLQRLISNLLAKM, encoded by the exons ATGAACAAGTCATCCTCAAACAAATGCAG TTACACATATGAGGATTATAGGGAAACAGCTGATTGGTTGCTGTCCCACACTGAGCAGAGGCCTAAAGTAGCCATCATCTGTGGCTCTGGCCTGGGCGGCCTGGCTGACCTGCTGGACAACAAGACTGTGTTTCCCTACAAGGACATCCCATGCTTCCCCAACAGCACAG TACAAGGACATGCCAGTCAGCTGGTCTTTGGGGAGCTGCAGGGGAAGCAGTGTGTCTGCATGCAGGGCCGCTTCCACTTCTACGAAGGCTACAACATTGCCACA GTGACATACCCGGTGCGAGTGTTCTTCCTGCTCGGGGTGGAGACCCTGATTGTCACTAATGCTGCTGGGGGGCTGAACCCCAACTTTAAAGTTGGTGACATCATGCTGATCAAGGATCACGTCAACATGCCAGGCTTTGCAGGCCAGAACCCACTGTGTGGTCACAACGATGAAAG GTTTGGAGTCCGTTTTCCCTGCATGTCGGACGCCTATGACAAAGAACTTTCTATACTGGCCAAAGAGACTGCTGAGGAGCAGGGCTGTTCGTCCTTCATCCAGCAAGGCGTGTACTGCATGCTGGCAGGTCCCAACTTTGAGACCATCGCAGAGTGCAGAGCTCTCCAGAAACTAGGCGCAGATGCTGTGG GTATGAGTACAGTCCCTGAGGTGGTGGTGGCTCGTCACTGTGGTCTTCGTGTCTTTGGCCTGTCTCTCATCACCAACAAGGTGGTCACAGACTACGACAGCCAGGAGAAGGCCAACCATGAGGAGGTATTGGATACCACAAGAATGCGCACTCAGGACCTACAGAGGCTGATCAGTAACCTGCTGGCTAAGATGTAG